accatcattaacttatatttATGCCCCGGTGGAACCAATCTATACTAAAGCATATATGGACAGAAAAATTAATCAAAGATCTTATGTGCTTACCGTTGGAAGTTGGGTAGGTTAACACCAAACCTGAGACGTTGTAGAAACGGTACAGCTGAAACCTCACATCACAATTACTAGAAACGATAAAACCACCTTCGCAAGAAGAGCAGCATGCCTGAAGATCTTGTAAGGCAGAGTGCAAACAACTATAACAGTCTTGTTGTGTCATGTCCCTAGTACATTGTACAAGACCATAGATTGTTTTTTTCCTCGAGAATTTAATTTCACCAGTTGCGAACATGCGTGTAGAGGGATCAAACGCAGTTTCGTTTGTGATGTTTTCCATCAAGTACGTCAAAACTCGAACAAAATGAACAGGATTTGATACTTTCTTCCCCAGCTGGTTTGTTAGGGTTCCCAATAAGATCACTGGAAACCTAAGAGAAGGGAAGCAATGGGGGGATACGGAGGAGCACGAAGTGAACTGACCAGGTGCTCAAAACTCAAAACAGTGCGCATGGGAGAAGTTTCTAGAGGCTGCGTGGCAGCtctctcttttaatttcttgttaATTTACTGTTCTGTCCTTGTAGTTTAATTTAAATACTGTTGAGTCCTTTGAATGTAAAAGGATGCGTTTCATGGGAATGAAACGCTGCGTTGGTTGTCTGCCATTTTATTTCAATCCTTGCTCCTGTGAAGGTTGTTACTCTACTGTCAGAGGTAGTGGGATAAATAGAGAGGGGGTGGAGCAGAAGATGCAGGCTTTATCATCTTATGTTTGGAATTATTTGGAGGTTGGGTCCCTCGAAGAACCCTTGCTATTTTAACGAACGTATGACAGTGTTTTTCCTTCCTTCCATGTTACTTTCATTTACATCCATTCCCGAATCTCAAATACCCATATACTACTACAAGCTACTCTGCATTTCGGTAGCTAACacttggtatcaagagccaccCATCCTGATGGCTGAAGGCACACGTTCGAGGGAGGCACTCCAAAGACAGGTCGACTCCCTGGAAGAAAGCAGCAAAACAGTGAATGAAAGGTTAGACCAACTTACTGATATGGTGAGAACATTAATTACTAATCACAATAATATGGTGAATAGAGAAGTACCACTAGGACATGAGGGTGGAGAACCACATAGGGGGGGTTTTAACAAAACTGTTAGGCTGGAGTTCCCTCATTTCAATGGGGATAACCCAGCTGGATGGACTTTCAAAGCAAACCAGTATTTTGAAATCCACCAAACAAACCCAGCCCAAAGATTATTAATAGCTTCTTACCATATGGAGGAGGAAGCCTTGGTCTGGTACCAAGATGCTTATGAATCCGGATAGCTTACTAGTTGGGACACATTTGTAAGAGCCTTGCTGCTGCGTTTTGGGCCAACGGCTTACAATGACCCAATGGAAGCTCTTACGCGTCTGAAAAAAACCACCACTGTTTCAGCTTATAAAGCTAAGTTTGAATCGTTGTCCAATCGTTTAAGAGGTCTTTCAGCTCCTCATAAATTAAGTGTTTTCCTGAGTGGGCTAAAAGATAAAATCTGCTTGCCAGTTAAGATGTTAAATCCTATTAACTTGGGAGCGGCTTTCGAACTAGCAAAAGTACAGGAGGAATACCTCCTAACTTCCAAGAAGCCTTTCACTAGACCTCATTCGGATAGGTCAATGTCATCTTGGGGAACCAATCCTAACCCCACTGGCCAGTACAGTGAAGGAAGCAGCAGTAGTAAGGGGGGGAGATATGTTACTCCTAACAGGAAGTTGTTCTCAACCTCAATGGATGAGAAGCGCCGCAAGGGACTATGCTACCATTGTGAGGAGAAGTGGAACCCCACGCACCAGTGCAAAGCACCAAAAGCTTACCTGTAAAGCACCAAAAGCTTACCTGTTGCAGACCCTTGAAGAACCATTGGAAGCAGGATAGACTGAACTAGCAGAAAATGAGGACAATGACCCCGAGATGGAGCCCAACCTGAAGCAGGGATTTCGTTGAATGCTATGAGTGGGACCCCTAATGCTCAAACAATGAGACTTCTGGGCAATTTGTGTGGAGTACAAGTGGTGGTTCTGATCGATTCAGGCACTATGGAACCATTGCAGCACCTCTTACCACGCTGTTGGGAAAAAATTCCTTTGCTTGGAACCAGGAAGCAGAGGAGGCTTTCAAGGAACTCAAGAAGGCTGTTACTCAACCACCAGTTCTTAGACTACCAGATTTCTCCCAGCCTTTTATTGTGGAGTGCGATGCTAGTGGAAGAGGAGTAGGGGCAGTATTGATCAGGGACAACAGCCCATTGCATTCATGAGTAAGGCATTAAAAGGGAGAGCACTTTCCCTTTCCACCTATGAAAAGGAATTGTTTGCACTAGTTACAGCGGTGCAAAAGTGGAGGCCTTACTTGTTGGGGAGGTTTTTTACAGTAAAAACAGACCAGCAAGCTCTAAAGTTTCTATTAGAGCAAAGGGTGGGCACAACAGCACAACAAAAATGGCTGACCAAACTACTTGGTTATGATTTCGTGATCGCTTAtaaaaaagggaaggaaaacAAGGTTGCCAATGCCTTATCGAGGCAAATGGAAAGTGAAGGCAATATGGAGGCTGCCTTGGCTATGATCTCATTCCCAACTCCAGAGTGGGTGGAAGAATTAAAGGGCAGCTACCAAGATTCAACGGAAGCTCAACAAATACTTTCAAGGCTAAATGACAATACAGAACCTTTAAAGGGGTACAGCTTGCAGCAAGGATTAATTCTGGAAAAGGGTAGAATGTTCATAATTCCGGGATCAGCTTTCAAATCAAAAGTACTCCACTATATCCATGATGATCCAGTGGGGGGCCATGCGGGGTACTTAAAAACTTATCAAAGGGCAAAGAAGGATTTCATTTGGAAAGGCATGAAGGCTGATATCAAAAGAATGGTTAGAGAATGCTCCATTTGTCAGCAGGTCAAATACGAGACCTCACTGCCAGCAGGCTTGTTACAGCCTCTTCCCATTCCCCAATAGGCTTGGGCTAACCTTTCTATGGACTTCATAGAGGGTTTACCTAAGTCTAAAGGTTTTGACGTGGTAATGGTGGTAGTGGACAGGTTCATGAAATTTACTCACTTCATTCCCCTAGCCCATCCCTACACGGCCAGCACAGTAGCTGGACTTTTCATGGACAACATCTTTAAACTTCATGGATTGCCAAAATCCATTGTGTCTAACAGAGACCCAATTTTTGTAAGCTCATTCTGGAAAACCTTGTTCACATTAATGGGGTtgaccttacaatttagttcaGCCTATCACCCTCAAAGTGATGGCCAAACAGAAGCAATCAACAGATGCCTCGAGTCATATCTCAGGTGTTATACTAGCAGTAAACCCCAGCAATGGACACAGTGGTTAACACTGGCTGAGTACTGGTACAATACTTCCTACCATTCAGCCACCAAACTCACACCCTTCCAAGCACTATATGGCTACCCCCCACCCACACTGATATCTTATATCCCGGGGACCTCAGCCAATCATGCAGTTGATATTGTATTGAAAGACAGACAACAGATCATAGAGCTACTAAAGGAAAACTTAAACTCAGCACAACACCGCATGAAAATGTATGCAGACAAAAATCATTGGCCCCTCGCAAAAATCTCAAGCTCTCTCCTCGTTATTTCGGGCCATTCAAACTGTTGCAAAGAGTGGGATCCGTGGCTAACCGCCTAGATCTACCCACTTCTGCAAGACTCCACCCCACTTTTCATGTATCTACACTGAAAAAGAAAATCGGCACCCAAGTTCAGCCATTAGCAACACTACCACTAGTAGATGTGCATGGGGAAATCTTACCTGAACCGGAGGCCATCGTTGACAGGAGGATGAAACGCCAAGGCGATCGGGCTGTTACGGAAGTGCTCGTGAAGTGGACCGGAGCCGCCGAGGAAGACAATAGCTGGGAACTTTTATGGCGCCTCCGGGAACTATACCCCCACCTTGTGGACGAGGTGGTTTAACGGGGGGAGTTTGTTAGGGTTCCCAATAAGATCACTGGAAACCTAAGAGAAGGAAAGCAATAGGGGGATATGGAGGAGCATGAAGTGAACTAACGGTGCGCATGGGAGAAGTTTCTGGAGGCTGCGTGGCAgctttctcttttaatttcttgttaATTTACTGTTCTGTCCTTGTAGTTTAATTTAAATACTGTTGAGTCCTTTGAATGTAAAACGCTGCGTTTCATGGGAATGAAACGCTGCGTTGGTTGTCTGCCATTTTATTTCAGTCCTTGCTCCTGTGAAGGTCATTACTCTAATGTCAGAGGTAGTGGGATAACTAGAGAGGGGGTGGAGCAGAAGATGCAGGCTTTATCATCTTATGTTTGGAATTATCTGGAGGTTGGGTCCCTCGAAGAACCCTTGCTATTTTAATGAACGTGTGACAGTGTTTTTCCTTCCTTCCATGTTACTTTCATTTACATCCATTCCCGAATCTCAAATACCCATATACTACTCCAAGCTACTCTGCATTTCGGTAGCTAACATGGTTGTTATTTGGATACTTTCCGGCATAGAccatcaaggaaaaaaaattctggaAGGAGTAGTGAACTTGACAGAGGTCAAACCATATAATCGCATCTTCTCTTTTGCACTGCTTCAAGATTTCCTTGCTTGCATTCTCTATACAGATCCGACAAACTGTGGAGTTGACATCCCCTCTACAAAGCGCTTGTCCATAGACTCTGTCTCGGCCCTCTCCAACGAAGGTGTTATTGAAACCTGTTGCCCAAGTACTGGAAGACAGAGACTCAAGAAGGAGCTTGAGGTTGTTTTCAAATGGAATGTTAAGTACGTAGTTTTCGAAATTATCCTCACAGAAGGTTGAGAGAAGGGAATCTCCAGCAGCAAGGATATGAGGACGCATCAAAAGTGGTATAATCAAGAAAGCCAGAACTGAGTGTATGTAttctttcttcatcttcccGAATATGATGGCAGCACATAGGATAGGATGAATAGTTCAGCAGAAAAAGGCAGTGGAGATCAAAGCACAGATCATGGTATCAGAATACTtcatgtctgcatgtgtgacatttcttcCAATGACAACATGATATAATAGCCTTAGACTTTGTATAAGGTTAAACTGTTGAACATTACACAGGGAAAACAGTTGAACATTGAAATGATGAGGGACTTGCAGAGGTAGGAAGAGAAGACCGAACACaggggaagaaagagagagagatcaaggTATACCTTGGCGGCGAAAGACGCATGTTGACTCTGGTGGCATCTGTCGGTCGCAGCCTAAAATCTAGAGAGGGCGTCTACAGATGTGGGAGACCGAGCAGTTAGAGAGAGAGGACAAGAGAGGGACGGGTGGGGTACTTTAGGACTGGTTTGATCTAAACTGaaactatttcatcttattttatatatcatcaatataatttttatataaaatataataaataatttaatttttttaaattttaaaataaaattaatataaaataattatattataataatattttatttaaattttaacaaaatatctcattttttttcttattcaaacTGCGTAATAAAACAAAGCATAGTGGCGTCAGACCATGCGCGTGAGGCAGAGGCACTTGGTAACTCATGGGGGAGAGAAAAGAGGGACTAtcagaggaggagagagaagatTGAGGTCGCATGTAAGGTTCTTGCAAGAACCTTCAGCACTATACAGAACACACGCAGGGAACTATCAAGAATCACTCACACACACAGAGGAAACTCAAGAATTGATGAGCAAGATTCAATGATGAATCATGCAGAGAATCTTCGAGGGATTCTCAACCTCCAAGAAATTTACTTCACTGAAAAATCCAAGATACAAACTACCAGCTTACTACTGCTTATATACTGCAGTCGTGAAGCACTGAATCAGTATTTGATTCTACACAAAACGCAGGTTACAAGGAATAAAACGCCAACTAAACACACGGGTAGTTAAACTCCCCGTTTCATTAACACAAAACGCAGCCCACTAAACACTAAACGACACCTCCCTTATTAAGTCTCAAAACACATCGTTTTATTAACACCATTCTTTCTGTTAAAACAGTTATTTGCAATCTCCTGCACTTCTCTGCACTGCACCTTCCTTACCATAACATCTTCTTCCTTAAAGCTTCCCCAAGGCACTTGTAACAATCTCCCCTTCTTCAAGGCCTTGCCCCCAAGGCACCCGTAACAATCACAAGACAGTGCCCACTAAATGAGGGTACACGGATCTCAGTTTGTATAAGTATTCCCAAGAATTATCCTCAACTGCAGCTCCTAGCCACTTCACCAATACCTCAGTAACAGCCCGGTTGCCCAACTTCTTCATCCTCCTTTCTAAAATCATTTCAGGCTCAGGCTGAACACTTCCTTCATCATCAACTGAGGGAAGAGTGGACAAGGGAGAAATTTGGTCTCCTAACTTTTTCTTGAGGCAAGAAACATGAAAAACTGGATGGATTTTCGATGTAGGAGACAAGTTCAACTTGTAAGCCACTGAACCAATCTTTTGAATCACCTGAAAGGGACCATAGAAGCGAGGGGCAAACTTCATGTTATGCCTCATAGCTATTGATTTCTGTCTATAGGGTTGTAGTCTAAGAAAAACCCAATCTCCTTGCTCAAAACTCCTCTCTGACCTCTTCCTATCAGCAAAGAACTTCATCCTCTCTTATGCCTTCTGTaaattctcttttaaaaaagacaAAGTCTGTTCTCTAGACTTCAAGTGTTGATCAACTGCAACATTAGCAATAGTGCCTGCCACATAAGAGAGTAACCTTGGTGGTGGCAGCCCATATAAGGCCTGAAATGGAGAGATTCTTGTGGAAGAATGTACAGTTGTGTTATAATGCCACTCAGCCACAGGCAACCAAGGACTCCAGCTTCTTGGTTTAGAACCAGTATATGCTCTTAGATAAGCTTCTACAGCTTTGTTTAGTGCCTCAGCTTGACCATCAgattgaggatggtaagctAAGCTCATATTCAAGATGGTACCTGGCATTTTAAAAAGCTCTTGCCAAAACCTGCTTGTAAAGACCACATCACGATCTGAAACAATGGTCCTAGGTAGACCATGAAGTTTGAAGACTCccaaaaaaaatacttcaaccACTGTAGCTGCTGTATATGGATGAGACATAGGAAAGAAATGACCAAACTTAGTCAATCTATCCACCACAGTTAGGATGACTGTCATGCCATTTGAACTAGGAAGCCCTTCAATGAAGTCCATAGAAATATCTAACCAAGGACTCTGAGGAATAGGTAAAGGCTGAAGAAAACCTGCTGGCAACACATTTTCAGATTTATTAACCTGACAGACTTGACATTCTTTCACCACTCTTCTGATATCCTTTCTCATACCAGGCCAATAAAAGTCAAGCTTGGCCTTTTGCAATGTCTTATGATACCCACGGTGACCTGCTTCTGGACTGTAACTCACATGCTGCAATACTTTCTTCTGAAACCAAGATCCAGGAACTATAGCCAGTTTCCTCTTCCTTAAAATCAAGCCTTGTTGCACAGAGAAATCCTTATGAACCTGTCCACCCTTTTGTAGTTCATCAAGTAAATGAATGAACTCAGAGGACTCCTTATAGCTCTCTTTAAGTTCATCTATCCATAAAGGATTTGGAAATGAAATCATAGCCAATGTAGCTGAATCCTCTTCCATCTTTCTTGAAAGTGCATCAGCTACTTTGTTGTCCCTCCCCCTTTTGTACTCTACTTTAAAGTCATAACCCATAAGCTTGGACATCCATTTATGTTGTGCTTCTGTAGCCACTTTCTGTTCCAACAAATGTTTTAAGGCTTGTTGGtcagttttgattttaaatggCTGACCCAACAAGTATGGTCTCCACTTCCCCACTGCACTTACAAGTGCCAGAAATTCTTTCTCATAAGTTGATAAGAGTAATGCTTTACCCTTAAGAGCCTTACTGAAAAAAGCTATAGGCTGATTTTTTTGCATCAACACAGCCCCCAACCCAACTCCtgaagcatcacattcaatcgTAAATTCATGGCAAAAGTCTGGTGACCTCAAAATAGGAGGCTGAGCCATGGCATTCTTGAGTTGTAAAAAAGCTTTTTCAGCTTCTTCAGACCAAGAAAaagaattcttttttaataagatgGTCAATGGGGTAATAATTGAACCATAGTTCTTGATAAACTTCCTATAATAGCCAGTTAAGCCAAGAAATCCTCTTAAAGCCTTAACTGTTTTAGGAAGAGGCCACTCTATCATTGCTGAAATCTTAGAAGGATCAGCTTTCACCCCTTCTCCAGATATAATATggcctaaataatcaacttccatGACACCAAATCTACACTTAGACTTTTTAGCAAACAAAGAATGTTGCTATAAAACAGATAAGACTGTCTTTAGATGCACTAAGTGTTGTTCTAAATCTTGACTATAAACCAAGATATCATCGAAAAAAACCAATACAAACTTTCAAAGAAAAGGTTTAAAAACATGATTCATTAAaccttgaaaagtggcaggtgCATTAGTAAGCCCAAAAGGCATTACTAAGAACTCATAATGGCCCTCATGAGTTCTAAATGCTGTTTTAGGAATGTCTTCTTCCTTTACTCTGATTTGATGATAAcctgacctcaaatcaagtTTAGAGAAATACCTTGCTCCATACAACTCatcaaggagctcatcaatcACAGGAATTGGAAATTTGTCCTTGACAGTTTCCTGATTTAGAGCTCTATAGTCCATGCACATCCTCCATGTGCCATCAGCTTTCTTTACAAGAAGGACAGGTGAAGAAAATGGACTTTGACTTGGTCTAATCACACCATTAGTCAACAAATTTTGAacaatcttttcaatttctgttttctGATAGTGGGGGGTATCTATAGGGTCTTACAGAAATTGGAGCAACTCCCTCATTCAAGACAATTTGATGATCAAAAATTCGAGGTGGTGGCAACCCCACTGGTTCTTCAAAAACAGATTGAAACTGTTGCAAAAATTCTTCAACTTCAGGTAAATGCTGCACCTTCTCTTTATCATTCTGTAGTGCTACAAGTTGCAGGAACCACCCTTGCTAGCCAATGAAAGAAGATTT
This sequence is a window from Carya illinoinensis cultivar Pawnee chromosome 9, C.illinoinensisPawnee_v1, whole genome shotgun sequence. Protein-coding genes within it:
- the LOC122276768 gene encoding cysteine-rich repeat secretory protein 57-like; translated protein: MKKEYIHSVLAFLIIPLLMRPHILAAGDSLLSTFCEDNFENYVLNIPFENNLKLLLESLSSSTWATGFNNTFVGEGRDRVYGQALCRGDVNSTVCRICIENASKEILKQCKREDAIIWFDLCQVHYSFQNFFSLMVYAGKYPNNNHVSYRNAE